Genomic DNA from Chloroflexi bacterium ADurb.Bin180:
AGATCCCTTCAGCGGCAAGCCGGTGTGCCTGGTTCCGGCCTGCTATCCCGATGTGGCCATCATCCACGTGCCGCGCTGTGATTGCTACGGCAACGCCCAGGTCGACGGCATACTGATCGAGGATGTTGAACTGGCCCGTGCTGCCCGGCGGCTCATTCTCACCACTGAGGCCATTGTGCCAGACTCGGAGATCCGGCGGCAGCCCTGGCGCACCGTCATCCCCTTCTTCTACGTAGACGCGGTGGTGGAGGTGCCCTACGGGGCGCATCCGTGCAACATGCCGCTGCTCTACTCCTTCGACGAGGAACATATCGCTCACTGGCTATCTGTGTCGCGCACACCAGAAGGCACACAGCAGTACTTTCAGCAGTACGTGTACGGGGTCAAGGATTTCGCCGAATACCTCGAACTGGTCGGCGGCACAGCCAAACTGCACTACTTGCGCGAGGTAGAGGAACTGCGCGCACCACCCGTCGCCCCCTGGGCCAAGACCTCCGCACCCAAACCTGCCGCTGACTCGGGAAAGAAGGAGTAGAGCCATGACCATCGACTACACTCCGACCGAATTGATGGCCACCGTCGCCAGCCGCCTGCTCGAGAACGGCAAGTCGGTCTTTGTGGGCACGGGGCTGCCCATCATTGCCGCCACGCTGGCCCAGCGCACGCACGCTCCGAACCTGCTGATTGTGTTCGAGGCCGGCGGCATCGGCCCCCACGTGCCAATTTTGCCCATCTCGGTCGGCGACTCGCGCACCTTCCACCAGGCCATCGCGGCCACCAGCATGCACGACGTGATGTCGTCGGCGCAGGCCGGCTACACCGATTTTGGCTTTCTGGGCGCGGCGATGATCGACGCCTACGGCAACATCAACACCACCGTGATTGGCCACCATGCCCACCCTTCATCGCGCCTGCCCGGCAGCGGCGGGGCCAACGATGTCGGCTCCTTTGCCTGGCGAACGATCATCATCATGCGCCAGGAAAAGCGCCGCTTTATGAAAGAGATCGACTTTGTCACCACTCCCGGCTATCTCACCGGACGGGGCGCCCGTGAGGCGGCTGGCCTGCCAGCAGGCACAGGTCCCTGGCGCGTCATCACCCAGCTCGGGGTGTACGGGTTCCACGAGACGTCCAAACAGCTCCAGCTCATCGCGCTCCACCCGGGCGTGACCGTCGAACAGGTACAGGAGAACAGCGAGTTCGAAATCCTGCTGGCCGATCAGATTGGCACCACAGAACCGCCCACGCAACTGCAGCGGCGCATCCTCCACGAGATTGACCCGCTCGGCATCGCCATTGGCAAGTGACTCATACCGGCCGACAAGGAGGAACGGACAATGGAGTTCGAGCTGACCGAAGAACAGCAGATGATCCGCCGCATGGTGCGCGAGTTTGCCGAGAAGGAGATCCGCCCCATCGCGCGCGAAATCGATGCCAGGGGCGAGTTCCCGTGGGAGGTCATCCGCAAGATGGCCGGCCTGGGGCTGCTCGGTCTGCCCATCCCCGAGCAGTACGGCGGGTCTGGTGCCGACACGGTGTCCTACGCCATTGCCGTGGAGGAAGTCTCGCGGGTTTCCGGCTCTATCGGCATCACTATGGCCGCTCACACCTCGCTGGGGCTCTACCCTCTGTACCGCTTTGGCAGCGAGGAACAAAAGAACCAGTACTTGCCCCGCCTTGCCTCTGGTGAAGGGCTGGCCGCCTTTGGCCTGACCGAGCCAGAGGCCGGTTCTGACGCGGGAGGGGTCAAGACCACGGCGGTTCTCGACGGCGACCAGTGGGTGCTCAACGGCCAAAAGACGTTCATCACCTCCGGGTCCATCGCCGACGTGGTCATCATCGCCGCCTTGACCGACAAGGCGGCCGGCACGCGCGGCATCAGCAATTTCATCGTCGAGAAGGGCACGCCGGGCTTTAGGCCGGGCCGCGACGAGGACAAGATGGGTCTGAAGGGTTCGGTCACCTCGGAGCTCTTCTTCGAGGACTGTCGCGTGCCGAAAGCAAACCTGCTCGGTCAGGTCGGCGAGGGTTTCAAGCAGTTCCTCATCACGCTCGACGGTGGGCGCATCAGCATCGGGGCGATGGCCCTGGGGCTGGCCCAGGGGGCGCTCGACGCCGCCATCAAGTACTCCAAGGAGCGGGTGCAGTTCGGCCAGCCCATCGCCCGCTTCCAGGCCATCCAGTGGATGATCGCCGATATGGCTACCGAGATCGAAGCGGCGCGATGGATGATCTACCGTGCGGCGTGGCTCAAGGACAAGGGCGGCCGCTTCACCAAAGAAGCGGCGATGGCCAAGCTCTACGCGTCAGAGGCGGCCGAACGCGCCTGCTTCAAGGCCATTCAGATTCACGGCGGGTATGGCTATATGAGCGAATACGACGTGGAGCGCATCTACCGTGACAATCGCCTGACCACCATCGGCGAGGGCACCAGCGAGATCCAACGGCTGGTGATTGCGCGGCAGGTGCTGGGAGAGGTTTAGGAACACTCAGCCTAGGCTATGCCGTCGACGCACCAAACGCACGCACAGGCAGAGCCAGGCCGGCACCGAGACGCGCCCGCTACACCAGGCGCGGCATACCCTGGCTGGCACTCTTGTGCTCGCCCGGACCAAGCCCGGGCTTGACCAACAAGGACGGTTGAATGTGGCAGAGCGGCGCTGGGTCAGGATCGTACTGGTGGCGAGTCTGTCCGCCTGTCTGCTCTCGGCCTGCATTGCAGCCCTGCCGTCCCGCCATCCCCAGCCTTTGGCGGCAGTTGAGGGCCTGCTGCCCGCCTCCGACAGCAAGAACGTGCTGGTGGTCGGCCAGCTCGGTGGAGCAACGCAGGCGGTAGCGCTCCGGGGCGACCGCGCTTACGCGGGCGTTGGCCCGCGGCTGGCCATTCTCGACGTCTCCACGCCGACTGCCCCCGTTCTCCTGGGGCGCAGCGGCGTTCTGCCCGGCCTGGTGTGGGACGTCGCTCTCGACGGCCGCTACGCCTACATCGCTTGCGGCGATGGCGGATTGCGCATCGTCGACGTGGGCAACCCGGCCGCCACCGTCGAGATTGGTTACTACGACACCCCGGGATCCGCACGCGCCGTCGTGCTGGCCGGGCGCTACGCCTACGTTGCCGATGATACGCGCGGCCTGCGCATCATCGACGTGACCAACCCCGCTTCTCCGCGTGAAGTGGGTTTCTACGACACCCCGGGCAACGCAGCAGGGCTCGCCGTTGCCGGTCACTATGCCTACGTGGCCGATTTCGCCAGGGGTCTGCGCATCATCGACGTGGCCTACCCGGCCGTACCGGTCGAGGTCGGCTTTTACGACACGCCAGGGTGGGCCCAGGCCGTCGCCCTGGGTGGACACTATGCCTGCGTCGCCGACGCCTGGGCCGGCCTGCGTATCATCGACGTGGCCGACCCGGCGGCACCGCAACAGGTCGGCTTCCTTGACACGCCAGGGTACGCCCAGGCCGTCTCGCTGGCCGGACACTATGCCTACATAGCTGACGCCTGGGCCGGCCTGCGCATTGTCGACTTGGCCGATCCTACTGCTCCCATCGAAGTCGGCTCTTGCGACACGCCCGGTCCCGCCTCTGGCCTGACCCTGGCCGGCCAGTTGGCCTACATCGCTTCAGGCAACGCCGGCCTGCGCATCGTCGATGTGGGCCACCCCACCGACCCGGCCGAGATCGGCCGCTACGAGACGCCGCTCTCGGCCCGTGGCGTGGCGCTCAGCGGGCGCTATGCCTCTGTCGCCGACTGGCACGCCGGCCTGCACGTCATCGACGTGGCCAATCCGGCGGCACCGCTCAAGGTCGGTTCCTGCGCTACGGCAGGACATGCCGAAGGCGTCGCCACCGGCGGGCACTATGCCTACGTTGCCGACGGCTCCGCCGGCCTGCGCATCATCGACCTGGCCAGGCCTGCCGCCCCCGTCGAAATCGGCTCTGGCGACACGCCGGGCTATGCCGAGGGCGTGGCGGCCGACGGACGCTATGCCTGCGTTGCCGACGCCTGGGCCGGCCTGCGCATCATCGACCTGGCCAACCCGTCGAGGCCAATCGAGGTTGGCTTCTACGATACTCCCGGAAACGCTTGCGCCGTCGCGCTGAGCGGGCGCCTGGCTTACGTCGGCGATGGCAGCGCCGGTCTGCGCATCATCGACATCGCCAATCCAGCCGCCCCGCTCGAGGTCGACTCCTACGACACGCCAGGCTCCGCTTGCGGCGTGGCCCTGAGCGCCGCTTACGCCTACGTTGCCGATGGCCATCGCGGCCTGCGCATCATCGACGTGTCCAACCCGACCGCACCAGTCGAAGTGGGCTTTTGCGATACGCCCGGATCGGCCTCTGGCGTGGCGCTGGCCGGCTACTATGCCTATGTCGCCGCTGGCGACGGCGGCCTGCGCATT
This window encodes:
- a CDS encoding LVIVD repeat protein, whose product is MAERRWVRIVLVASLSACLLSACIAALPSRHPQPLAAVEGLLPASDSKNVLVVGQLGGATQAVALRGDRAYAGVGPRLAILDVSTPTAPVLLGRSGVLPGLVWDVALDGRYAYIACGDGGLRIVDVGNPAATVEIGYYDTPGSARAVVLAGRYAYVADDTRGLRIIDVTNPASPREVGFYDTPGNAAGLAVAGHYAYVADFARGLRIIDVAYPAVPVEVGFYDTPGWAQAVALGGHYACVADAWAGLRIIDVADPAAPQQVGFLDTPGYAQAVSLAGHYAYIADAWAGLRIVDLADPTAPIEVGSCDTPGPASGLTLAGQLAYIASGNAGLRIVDVGHPTDPAEIGRYETPLSARGVALSGRYASVADWHAGLHVIDVANPAAPLKVGSCATAGHAEGVATGGHYAYVADGSAGLRIIDLARPAAPVEIGSGDTPGYAEGVAADGRYACVADAWAGLRIIDLANPSRPIEVGFYDTPGNACAVALSGRLAYVGDGSAGLRIIDIANPAAPLEVDSYDTPGSACGVALSAAYAYVADGHRGLRIIDVSNPTAPVEVGFCDTPGSASGVALAGYYAYVAAGDGGLRIIDVANPAAPHEVAFYDTAGTASGVALHGGLAYVADESGGLIILRLFRGRGQRHWPVQEH
- the catJ gene encoding 3-oxoadipate CoA-transferase subunit B, coding for MTIDYTPTELMATVASRLLENGKSVFVGTGLPIIAATLAQRTHAPNLLIVFEAGGIGPHVPILPISVGDSRTFHQAIAATSMHDVMSSAQAGYTDFGFLGAAMIDAYGNINTTVIGHHAHPSSRLPGSGGANDVGSFAWRTIIIMRQEKRRFMKEIDFVTTPGYLTGRGAREAAGLPAGTGPWRVITQLGVYGFHETSKQLQLIALHPGVTVEQVQENSEFEILLADQIGTTEPPTQLQRRILHEIDPLGIAIGK
- the mmgC_3 gene encoding Acyl-CoA dehydrogenase; protein product: MEFELTEEQQMIRRMVREFAEKEIRPIAREIDARGEFPWEVIRKMAGLGLLGLPIPEQYGGSGADTVSYAIAVEEVSRVSGSIGITMAAHTSLGLYPLYRFGSEEQKNQYLPRLASGEGLAAFGLTEPEAGSDAGGVKTTAVLDGDQWVLNGQKTFITSGSIADVVIIAALTDKAAGTRGISNFIVEKGTPGFRPGRDEDKMGLKGSVTSELFFEDCRVPKANLLGQVGEGFKQFLITLDGGRISIGAMALGLAQGALDAAIKYSKERVQFGQPIARFQAIQWMIADMATEIEAARWMIYRAAWLKDKGGRFTKEAAMAKLYASEAAERACFKAIQIHGGYGYMSEYDVERIYRDNRLTTIGEGTSEIQRLVIARQVLGEV
- the gctA_2 gene encoding Glutaconate CoA-transferase subunit A, whose amino-acid sequence is MEVLAQGNGELIGWHDPDENREWVRENKSRELKDKRLSMAEAVDKYVPDGAFLASGGFGHVRVSMAAIYELIRQRRRHLTLAGKTAVHDADILIASGVVDRVEVAYMFGHELRGLSPASRRAVETGQCQVIGEISNAAYQWRFLAAAMGLPFMPTRNMLGTDTLKHSSAKVVQDPFSGKPVCLVPACYPDVAIIHVPRCDCYGNAQVDGILIEDVELARAARRLILTTEAIVPDSEIRRQPWRTVIPFFYVDAVVEVPYGAHPCNMPLLYSFDEEHIAHWLSVSRTPEGTQQYFQQYVYGVKDFAEYLELVGGTAKLHYLREVEELRAPPVAPWAKTSAPKPAADSGKKE